A segment of the Biomphalaria glabrata chromosome 18, xgBioGlab47.1, whole genome shotgun sequence genome:
ctttttttcaataaaaaatgtcttaactgacatttttacaagggtttatcacaagtacagagacagaaaagagacgaTAACTACACTACAAACTACACAGTACTTTACTACACAACCCTCGCGCCGTCCACTCTAAACAGTAACACACAAAAATCCGcagaatcacaaaaaaaaaacacagaaacacaagTAATCCACAGAAATAAATCCTCAAGTGTTAGCTACttaatcaatctcttattcgaatcctcaaaaaaaatccgcaataaaaaaacgtttacaaaaatgaagtttacaagattactattctttttaaattaggtctaatttgtaatgcatactaattagctttttttcaaatgattttaaaaattagatttttcgctttcagaaaaaaaaactagccgttgcatcagaactttgaatggtctaaaatattgtgatgtcggattttcaatatcttttctagtttacgagatctaaacgggacattcgggcagacggacagacggacagacatttcgcacaaaactaatagcgtcttttcccctttcgggggccgctaaaaataataaccatacaatgaataagaaaatatttagaaaaaaacaacaacttgaaaattgattcttaatttttaaaaaaacgaaaagTAGGGCCTAcacttttatttgaattttagtttccattttcttaagtcggctgagtggtaaggcgcttcGCTTCTGAATCGAGAGGTTTCGGGTTCGAGTCTCGGTCAACCCTAggaattttaattttgggatttttataCCGCCCCAGAGTCGGCCCTATTCTaacagtaaatataaaatgaaagagggTTGCACTAGGTGGCAGGGGcgatagatttttaaaataattattttaataattaattcaataattaaagaagcttctcgcgcctcaaactaatgaagaattacttgaggtcaacaattctcaaagatagattgaaacatttggtaattcttgctattgagcgtgatctaggtaggaaacagaattattatgatatactgtatgactttgctacacgcaaggctagtaaagtaattctgtacgtagtaaagaataaataaaatgcatagacgaatttattttctattacaaactcttaaatttcacttattatcctacccaaacttggcccccgCGAAATctgttttgcatagggccccacaatttttaagtccagccctgctatttagtgatgtgtgaatatacatagtagattacttgttctctttccatgacttcttggtcacaatggttaagtccggcgctgctatttagtgtttgtaaaatgtttgtttgtaaaatgttttacatgtttcggatgttccttcagagttgaagatagtttacttttagtccaaaccttccgcaagacgaagggggatgggagcgggcagggtttgacagtccagcgcgcagccattcctagcgacgtgtgaatacccaatttccccccccccccccccgccctttcttttatttttcgtggggtgactatccgcagaaataagagagtgatctttccattacttcttcttcccgtccaaactgttgagggaagaagagaattatatatagagatatacACTGCTTGTATCTCGATTGTCATTCACACTTTATTATCGACCACTGTCCCCTCGTATTTTTTTaacctgcctttttaaaaaggttgaataatgagttgtggacgtcaggagaatgcgtttctggcAGAAAAGAACGCAAGAAGACGCTTCTctgttagatatatatatatagatatataatacatagagagagagagagagagacagagagagagatagacagatagatagatagatagatagatagatagatagatagatagatagatagatagatagatagatagatagatagatagatagagagatagatatatGTGTTTATTCATAGGGCTAGGGTTTACTTGGCGTTAGGGTTAGAGTCCGGAAAAAaatcgctccccccccccatccttaaAAATTCGCGAGTGGAAagggttaattttttgtttctaatttctATTTCTATGTACTATAAATATTTCGATTTTCTTGTTTTAGCTGAGGATCTCACGTTCTATGAAAATGTCTTATTTCTAGACGACAACATAACACTTGCAGTAAATCCACCTTATATCATAAACGGGCTGGCCTCAAACGTTGATGTCCGATGTCTTTTCAAACGCGATCAAGTTCCCGCCATGTCCACCGTACTGTCGCTGGTCATCGCTTACTCAAACGCAACTGACCAACCAGTGTACAGCTTTGTGGCTTCCGTGAATGTGTTTGAAGGTCATGCGCACAACATTTCTCACGACGTTGAGGTAATTTCCGGTTCCATTGACAACCGTGGAGAATCCTCATTGCACATCCGGTTTAAATATCCTGACTCAAAACTGACAGGAGTGTATGTATGCGAGGTCCAAGGATTTGACCGAATCGGAAGGCCCATAACAAAATACACCAAGCTTCAAATGTTATCAAAAGATGCACAAGAGATTTTTAATCAAATCGATGTTTTACTAAGTACTGTGAATGCTTTGCAGATGTGCCGGGACGGACATCTAACTTTATTTGATAAATTATTACACAAATCATCCCACACTATTGAATATAACTTTACAAATTCTGCTCTTTTCCAAGGACATCGTTATTTATTAGCTGATATGATCCCACTCTTTGACTATAACGTGGACCAAACTGTGTGTAATTCGATAGAGGGCTATCTAATAGAACTGGACACTCCAGACGAGATGGCT
Coding sequences within it:
- the LOC106079403 gene encoding uncharacterized protein LOC106079403 isoform X2, with amino-acid sequence MQSWVVILIIAGITLTSAAEDLTFYENVLFLDDNITLAVNPPYIINGLASNVDVRCLFKRDQVPAMSTVLSLVIAYSNATDQPVYSFVASVNVFEGHAHNISHDVEVISGSIDNRGESSLHIRFKYPDSKLTGVYVCEVQGFDRIGRPITKYTKLQMLSKDAQEIFNQIDVLLSTVNALQMCRDGHLTLFDKLLHKSSHTIEYNFTNSALFQGHRYLLADMIPLFDYNVDQTVCNSIEGYLIELDTPDEMAFFERFLAQTNATYVWTGAKKNQHGVWYNEHNSSVRPLFTWLQGQPLNDELHGCQCAGRKNPWKLLSCQCSAFRSLSDTGYICEVPEPNCYPNIN